In Acinetobacter sp. C32I, one genomic interval encodes:
- the plsB gene encoding glycerol-3-phosphate 1-O-acyltransferase PlsB — MSKTGFGQMYRQLSSKLLDLVVTPHVLGEVPTESTTAEPNPTESNKLVCYVLQNYSRSNALVVDGETRRLNLKPALDPLIFGAYQEKNSVLFLHHNENNFFNTQTFPPRLLQLVEALEQHPEVDIQLVPVTVLWGRSPDKEDSWFKLLFSDTWATPGTVKQLMNIGLHGRQSYLEFHEPQSLRELVDYAKSNHPNVSPATYIASSLDTYLDQQREVVLGPDLSDRRNVMQSVVKSPEVQDAIRRESIQHKISMLEAERRAIGYVNEIVSDYSASAVRFADMALTRLWTQLYDGVEVHNFSTVRELAKDYEIVYTPCHRSHIDYLLLSYVIYKRGLMIPYIAAGDNLNLPFVGQLLRGGGAFFIRRSFRGNALYTSVFKEYLYSILSRNTPIEYFIEGGRSRTGRLLPPKTGMLAMTIQGHLRGPAKPIVFVPTYIGYERLMEGSTYVGEMQGKPKEAESIFGIVKTLRKIERIFGKVHVNFGEPVFLNDILKQQGAENIQADTASTTEISNVVASSANLILENINRAVVINPVSLLSLILLATPKHTLDEEICAKQLDIYRDLATQQPYDERTQVTSLSGKEIIAYGLKLKLIKRVQHVLGDIIAIEDNQAVLLTYFRNNILHAFVLPSLVASLVEHNGKIHKNDLSNVIRTLYPFLKAELFMKWEAADLQKQIDSYINALVQIGIIFQDHEDNLFSPTPNSEEHQKLVTLAMPVKQSLERYYMTLALITQRGSGNISTKQVEELSHLLGQRLSVLYEFNSPEFFDKALFQSFIKVLTQQNYIRNNEQGLIEYDDNFSEMAAGAQLVLDETTLQMLQHITTFSDEELAEALEAMASQQAKRRLKRKKS; from the coding sequence ATGTCCAAGACTGGATTTGGTCAAATGTATCGCCAACTTTCGAGTAAGTTACTTGACCTTGTGGTAACCCCACATGTTCTTGGTGAAGTTCCTACAGAATCCACCACAGCAGAGCCAAACCCAACAGAATCAAATAAGCTGGTTTGCTATGTATTACAAAATTATTCGCGTAGTAATGCATTGGTGGTGGATGGTGAAACCCGCCGTCTAAACTTAAAGCCCGCCTTAGACCCACTGATTTTTGGGGCTTATCAAGAAAAAAATTCAGTCCTGTTCTTACATCATAACGAAAATAATTTTTTCAATACCCAAACCTTCCCACCTCGCCTGTTACAGCTGGTCGAGGCACTTGAGCAACACCCAGAGGTTGATATTCAACTGGTTCCAGTGACGGTACTTTGGGGTCGTTCACCAGATAAAGAAGATTCTTGGTTCAAATTATTATTTTCAGATACATGGGCAACACCCGGTACCGTTAAACAACTCATGAATATTGGCTTACATGGTCGCCAATCGTATTTAGAGTTTCATGAGCCTCAATCATTACGTGAATTGGTAGATTATGCCAAGAGCAATCACCCCAATGTTTCACCAGCAACCTATATTGCAAGTTCATTAGACACCTATTTGGATCAGCAACGTGAAGTGGTGCTTGGCCCTGACTTATCAGACCGTCGCAATGTGATGCAATCGGTGGTGAAGTCTCCTGAGGTACAAGATGCCATTCGCCGCGAAAGCATTCAGCATAAAATCAGTATGCTCGAAGCTGAACGCCGTGCCATTGGCTATGTCAATGAAATCGTATCGGACTATTCAGCATCTGCGGTACGTTTTGCCGATATGGCCTTAACTCGTTTATGGACACAACTCTATGACGGCGTTGAAGTGCATAACTTCAGCACCGTACGCGAACTGGCCAAAGACTACGAAATCGTTTACACCCCATGTCACCGTAGCCATATCGACTATTTACTATTGTCTTATGTCATTTATAAACGCGGTTTGATGATTCCATATATTGCTGCAGGAGATAACTTAAACTTACCATTCGTAGGTCAGTTATTACGTGGTGGTGGTGCCTTCTTTATCCGCCGCTCTTTCCGTGGCAATGCCCTTTATACTTCGGTATTTAAAGAATATCTGTACAGCATTTTATCGCGCAACACCCCAATCGAATACTTTATTGAAGGTGGTCGTTCTCGTACTGGTCGTTTGCTTCCGCCAAAAACAGGTATGCTGGCGATGACCATTCAAGGGCATTTACGTGGTCCAGCCAAACCGATCGTGTTTGTTCCTACCTACATTGGTTATGAGCGCCTGATGGAAGGTTCGACCTATGTCGGTGAAATGCAAGGTAAACCGAAAGAAGCGGAATCGATTTTTGGTATCGTGAAAACCTTGCGTAAAATTGAACGTATCTTCGGAAAAGTACATGTCAACTTCGGTGAACCAGTCTTCTTAAATGACATTTTGAAGCAACAAGGCGCTGAAAATATTCAAGCTGATACTGCAAGTACCACAGAAATTTCCAATGTTGTGGCAAGCTCAGCCAATCTCATTTTAGAAAATATCAACCGTGCTGTGGTGATTAACCCAGTTTCACTGCTTTCTTTAATTTTATTGGCAACCCCAAAACACACCTTAGATGAAGAAATTTGTGCCAAGCAACTCGATATCTACCGTGATTTAGCCACACAGCAACCTTATGATGAACGCACTCAAGTGACCTCATTATCAGGTAAAGAAATTATTGCTTATGGTCTAAAACTCAAGCTGATCAAACGTGTACAGCATGTTTTAGGCGATATTATTGCGATTGAAGATAATCAAGCGGTATTGCTGACCTACTTCCGCAACAATATTTTGCATGCCTTTGTCTTGCCATCCTTGGTGGCCTCACTGGTTGAGCACAATGGTAAAATTCACAAGAATGATTTAAGTAATGTGATTCGTACCTTATATCCGTTCTTAAAAGCTGAATTATTCATGAAATGGGAAGCTGCTGACTTACAAAAGCAAATTGATAGCTATATCAATGCTTTGGTTCAGATCGGTATTATCTTCCAAGATCATGAAGACAACCTATTTAGCCCAACACCAAACAGTGAAGAACATCAAAAACTTGTGACCTTGGCGATGCCAGTGAAACAGAGTTTAGAGCGTTACTACATGACCCTTGCACTGATTACTCAACGTGGTTCAGGCAATATTTCAACCAAGCAAGTTGAAGAGTTGAGTCATTTATTGGGTCAACGTCTATCGGTGTTATATGAGTTCAACTCACCAGAGTTCTTCGATAAAGCCTTATTCCAAAGCTTTATTAAAGTCCTTACTCAACAGAATTATATTCGTAACAATGAGCAAGGCCTCATTGAATACGATGATAATTTCAGTGAGATGGCCGCTGGTGCTCAACTGGTGTTAGATGAAACCACCTTACAAATGTTGCAGCACATCACCACCTTCAGCGATGAAGAGCTGGCTGAAGCATTAGAAGCCATGGCTTCACAACAGGCCAAACGTCGCTTAAAACGCAAAAAATCTTAA
- a CDS encoding alpha/beta hydrolase: MRYVHKELKPILEQLPELMISTEQMPAIRQFLKDHLIGDFQAHPQVECLEQWIPSQHRGREIRVLIYRSKTVQQSSPAVLWIHGGGYVMGTAEMDAGLCERFVLEAGCQVIAVDYRLAPEHPYPAALEDCYDSLCWLSENATALGIDAEKIAVVGASAGGGLTAALSLLARDRGGPKIAFQMPLYPMIDDRHQTRSSTEIQDSRVWNEQSNRSAWAMYLGGLPVPNVSSYAAPARAKDYSCLPPTYTCVGDQDPFRDETMDYVAALAKAGVPTEFHLYPGCFHGFDGYAPMTGIGQQAIQQYVQALAIFFHE, translated from the coding sequence ATGAGATATGTTCATAAGGAATTAAAGCCTATATTGGAACAACTCCCTGAGCTAATGATTAGTACAGAACAAATGCCGGCTATTCGTCAGTTCCTGAAAGATCATTTGATTGGTGACTTTCAAGCTCATCCACAAGTTGAATGTCTAGAGCAGTGGATTCCGTCACAACATCGTGGACGAGAGATTCGAGTTTTAATCTACCGTTCGAAAACAGTTCAGCAGTCGAGTCCCGCGGTATTGTGGATTCATGGTGGTGGTTACGTGATGGGAACTGCAGAAATGGATGCAGGTCTTTGTGAGCGCTTTGTGCTGGAAGCAGGTTGCCAGGTCATTGCTGTCGATTACCGGCTTGCGCCTGAACATCCTTATCCTGCAGCACTTGAAGACTGTTATGATAGTTTGTGTTGGCTCTCTGAAAATGCAACTGCACTTGGTATTGATGCTGAAAAAATTGCGGTGGTTGGTGCAAGTGCGGGGGGTGGCTTAACTGCTGCGCTTAGTTTACTGGCCCGAGATCGTGGAGGGCCAAAGATCGCATTTCAGATGCCACTGTATCCGATGATTGATGATCGTCATCAGACCCGATCCAGTACTGAAATTCAAGATAGTCGAGTCTGGAATGAGCAATCGAATCGAAGTGCATGGGCTATGTATCTGGGAGGTCTGCCAGTGCCAAATGTTTCATCTTATGCTGCACCTGCAAGAGCCAAAGATTATAGTTGTTTGCCTCCAACGTATACTTGTGTTGGTGATCAAGATCCATTTAGAGATGAAACAATGGATTATGTAGCCGCACTGGCAAAAGCAGGTGTTCCTACTGAGTTTCATTTGTATCCTGGGTGCTTTCATGGTTTTGATGGCTACGCACCAATGACAGGAATTGGGCAACAGGCCATACAGCAATATGTTCAGGCACTAGCCATATTCTTTCATGAATAG
- a CDS encoding SDR family oxidoreductase → MDFKDKFGIVTGAGSGIGRATAVQLCKQGAQVLLVDYNRDAILETQQLIEDQQGSAYCKQANVANYAEVQAYVDHANELFPRIDFFHNNAGVLQKPSLLHETEQIEVERVLNVNLKGAYWGMQAVLKQMMKQKSGTIVNTSSHAGIRAESYLAIYAASKHALSGLTVSAAHEYGPYGIRVNAVCPGGVDTNMISGMVNEGDMSRMGPLRRLALAEEIANSVVYLLSENASYINGVLLPVDGGLAS, encoded by the coding sequence ATGGACTTTAAAGATAAATTTGGCATTGTAACAGGTGCAGGTAGTGGAATTGGACGGGCAACAGCTGTGCAGTTATGCAAGCAGGGGGCACAGGTTTTACTAGTAGATTATAACCGTGATGCCATTCTTGAAACCCAGCAATTGATCGAAGATCAACAAGGGTCTGCTTACTGTAAACAGGCCAATGTTGCGAATTATGCTGAAGTACAGGCGTATGTCGATCACGCAAATGAGCTTTTTCCACGTATTGATTTTTTTCATAACAATGCAGGTGTATTGCAGAAGCCTTCGTTGTTACATGAAACTGAACAGATTGAGGTAGAGCGTGTTCTCAATGTGAATTTAAAAGGTGCATATTGGGGGATGCAGGCTGTGTTGAAGCAGATGATGAAACAAAAATCAGGTACGATTGTCAATACTTCATCCCATGCTGGAATACGGGCTGAGTCCTATTTAGCGATCTATGCTGCAAGTAAGCATGCATTGTCAGGATTGACAGTATCGGCTGCACATGAATATGGCCCTTACGGCATACGTGTTAATGCAGTATGCCCTGGTGGTGTAGATACCAACATGATTAGTGGTATGGTCAATGAGGGGGATATGTCCCGTATGGGTCCCTTACGCCGACTTGCTTTGGCTGAGGAAATTGCCAATAGTGTCGTGTATCTATTATCAGAAAATGCCTCTTATATCAATGGTGTCCTACTTCCAGTAGATGGCGGTTTGGCAAGCTAA
- a CDS encoding NAD(P)/FAD-dependent oxidoreductase, with product MIIEVASGTSNIFLDAVVVGAGFSGLYMLLKLREAGFKVKAFEKGDGVGGVWYWNRYPGAKCDTESFSYNYTFSEALFQEWSWSSRYPAQPEILAYLNYVADKFDLKKDIQFNQTISSAHFNELNQRWDITTQDGQQFSAKYFISGVGCLSASNMPEIQGQHLFQGQAYHTGHWPHAKVDFKGKRVGVIGTGSSGVQSIPEIAKEAEHLVVFQRTPQYVAPANNRPYSDQERQQIKNSFQALKTQMHQTMFGMPQDPPNKSAMEDSDEHRLQVFENAWDKGGFYLATSYNDLLTNEQSNAAIAAFFRDKIADSIEDDETAKQLQPQYYYGTKRPILGTQFYETFNQPHVKLVNIKENPIVAVDAHGLQTIEEYFELDILVYATGYDGMTGPLFKMDIRGVDGISLQDKWENGAATRTYLGLTTAGFPNFFMITGPESPSVLSNMPLCIEQHVEWIIDCLNYMQNCGYDQIEASVAAEEQWSTRCQEIAEYTLFTKAESWYTGANITGKPRRFLIYLPGIGPYRQLCNEIAADQYRGFQFKQKNSNSVVRSA from the coding sequence ATGATAATAGAAGTAGCCTCAGGCACAAGCAATATATTTCTGGATGCAGTGGTCGTTGGAGCGGGATTCTCTGGGCTCTATATGTTATTAAAGCTGCGAGAAGCTGGGTTTAAGGTCAAGGCTTTTGAAAAAGGTGATGGCGTTGGTGGGGTGTGGTATTGGAACCGATATCCTGGCGCGAAATGTGATACAGAAAGTTTTTCTTATAACTATACTTTTTCTGAAGCCCTGTTTCAGGAATGGAGTTGGTCTTCACGTTATCCAGCACAACCTGAAATTCTAGCTTATCTCAATTATGTAGCAGATAAGTTTGATCTTAAAAAAGATATTCAGTTTAATCAAACCATCAGCTCTGCACATTTTAATGAACTAAACCAGCGCTGGGACATTACAACGCAGGACGGGCAGCAGTTCTCGGCGAAGTATTTCATTTCGGGTGTAGGATGTTTGTCTGCATCAAATATGCCTGAAATTCAAGGACAACATCTATTTCAGGGGCAAGCTTACCATACTGGGCATTGGCCGCATGCGAAGGTTGATTTTAAAGGAAAGCGAGTTGGTGTTATTGGGACTGGGTCAAGTGGGGTGCAAAGCATTCCAGAAATTGCCAAGGAAGCAGAACACTTAGTGGTTTTCCAACGAACTCCTCAATATGTTGCGCCTGCCAATAACCGTCCATATTCGGATCAAGAACGCCAACAGATAAAAAATAGTTTTCAGGCGTTGAAAACACAAATGCATCAAACCATGTTTGGGATGCCACAAGATCCTCCAAACAAATCCGCAATGGAGGACAGTGACGAACATCGTTTACAAGTATTTGAAAATGCTTGGGATAAAGGTGGTTTTTATCTTGCAACTTCTTATAACGATTTGTTAACCAATGAACAGTCTAATGCAGCAATAGCAGCGTTTTTTAGGGATAAAATCGCAGACAGTATTGAGGATGATGAAACAGCCAAGCAATTACAACCGCAATATTATTATGGAACTAAACGCCCAATTCTTGGAACACAGTTTTATGAAACCTTTAATCAGCCTCATGTAAAATTGGTAAATATTAAGGAAAATCCAATTGTTGCAGTTGATGCACATGGCTTGCAAACCATTGAGGAATATTTTGAATTGGATATTTTGGTATATGCCACAGGATACGATGGTATGACCGGCCCTCTATTTAAAATGGATATTCGTGGTGTTGATGGTATTTCACTGCAGGATAAATGGGAAAATGGAGCGGCAACTCGAACTTATCTCGGACTCACTACCGCAGGTTTTCCGAATTTCTTTATGATCACTGGACCAGAAAGCCCTTCTGTACTCAGCAACATGCCATTGTGTATTGAACAGCATGTCGAATGGATTATAGATTGTCTGAATTATATGCAAAATTGTGGATATGACCAGATCGAGGCAAGTGTAGCAGCTGAAGAGCAGTGGAGTACGCGTTGTCAGGAAATCGCTGAATACACGTTATTTACGAAAGCCGAGTCTTGGTATACCGGTGCAAATATTACTGGGAAGCCTCGTCGCTTTTTAATTTATTTACCAGGTATTGGACCTTATCGCCAGCTTTGTAATGAGATTGCCGCTGATCAATATCGAGGATTTCAATTCAAACAAAAAAACAGTAACAGCGTTGTTCGGAGTGCTTAA